One segment of Triticum aestivum cultivar Chinese Spring chromosome 2A, IWGSC CS RefSeq v2.1, whole genome shotgun sequence DNA contains the following:
- the LOC123187595 gene encoding uncharacterized protein, with protein MHLPRRDFKILTDRAAPGRPETLRAGLLLDEMRRSTTQRPGPRRGAGLKPGSRGPAAVKPDRLSALPDTLLHHIMSSLKAWEAVRTCVLARRWRHLWASSPYVDLRVRHSSGRDADPPEEFRHFVHRLFLLRDASAPVGTLRLRSGDEDAGYDEDDASAWIRAAINRNARVIHLAGHRSEIASLERVQFVSCHLKVLKLSYARLDGRILKQLSSSCTSLEELDLKDCLVTGAGIVSASLKTLIMLKCKIKCAFSIAAPNLLLLRLTTPYVRVPSFKNLGSLVTGTIILDDSFLGDDFEHISDEDDCDGTTDDDGGDSDDNDWTESSKIHDDDSSLGDDFGYDHFIRFGYGDTFAEESYMQGRYKDNFDYGSDIDSDDNTYEYGEIANDAKHGYKGKGQISSKDGNYGGNRECNGRKILGGRHILESLSSARTLELLTDAGEVVLSRELEMCPSFGNLKTLSLGEWCMAADFDTLIFLLQHSPNIQKLFLQLKINFNTRKVSETGIKLQRRSFTCKDLGMVKINCSKDDGRVHKLANLFRANGNTPREDIRPPEWECLSP; from the exons ATGCATCTCCCCCGCAGAGATTTCAAAATCCTGACTGACAGGGCTGCGCCGGGGCGACCCGAAACCCTACGTGCAGGCCTTCTGCTCGACGAAATGCGCCGGAGCACCACCCAGCGCCCGGGGCCGCGCCGCGGCGCCGGCCTCAAGCCCGGATCCCGCGGCCCGGCCGCCGTCAAGCCCGACCGCCTCAGCGCCCTCCCGGACACGCTCCTGCACCACATCATGTCGTCCCTCAAGGCGTGGGAGGCGGTCCGCACCTGCGTGCTCGCGCGCCGGTGGCGCCACCTCTGGGCTTCCTCGCCCTACGTCGACCTCCGCGTGCGCCACTCCTCCGGCCGCGACGCCGACCCGCCGGAGGAGTTCCGCCACTTCGTgcaccgcctcttcctcctccgcgaCGCGTCAGCGCCCGTGGGCACGCTCCGCCTGCGGTCCGGCGACGAGGACGCCGGCTACGACGAGGACGACGCCAGCGCGTGGATCAGGGCCGCCATCAACCGCAACGCGCGGGTCATCCATCTCGCTGGGCATCGCTCGGAGATTGCATCGTTGGAACGCGTGCAGTTCGTCTCGTGCCACCTGAAGGTGCTGAAGCTGTCGTATGCCAGGCTCGACGGCCGGATCCTCAAGCAGCTCTCTTCCAGCTGCACGTCTTTGGAGGAGCTGGATCTGAAGGATTGCCTGGTGACAGGCGCCGGGATTGTGTCTGCCTCTTTGAAGACTTTGATCATGCTCAAGTGCAAGATCAAATGCGCCTTCTCCATTGCTGCTCCGAACCTCCTACTTCTGCGCCTCACCACGCCTTACGTCCGAGTCCCATCATTCAAGAACTTGGGGTCACTTGTCACGGGCACCATCATACTTGATGACTCTTTCCTGGGTGATGATTTTGAGCACATCAGTGATGAAGATGACTGTGATGGAACTACTGATGACGACGGGGGTGATAGCGatgataatgattggacagagAGCTCTAAGATTCATGATGATGACTCTTCCTTGGGTGATGATTTTGGATATGATCATTTTATAAGATTTGGATATGGAGATACTTTTGCTGAAGAAAGTTACATGCAGGGTCGTTACAAGGATAATTTTGATTATGGTAGTGATATCGATAGCGATGACAATACCTATGAATACGGTGAGATTGCAAATGATGCAAAGCATGGCTACAAAGGTAAAGGCCAGATTTCCAGTAAAGATGGTAACTATGGTGGAAACAGAGAATGCAATGGTAGGAAGATTTTAGGTGGACGCCATATTCTTGAGTCTCTTTCAAGTGCTAGGACTTTGGAGTTGTTGACTGATGCGGGAGAG gtggtTCTGAGTAGGGAACTGGAAATGTGTCCAAGTTTTGGCAACCTGAAGACCCTGTCCCTTGGCGAATGGTGTATGGCTGCAGACTTTGATACACTAATTTTCTTGCTGCAGCACTCACCTAATATACAGAAGCTCTTTCTCCAACTTAAAATT AACTTCAATACCAGAAAGGTATCAGAAACAGGTATCAAACTACAGAGAAGATCATTTACTTGCAAAGACCTAGGAATGGTAAAGATCAACTGCTCAAAGGATGATGGGAGAGTCCACAAGTTGGCAAATTTGTTCAGGGCAAATGGTAATACCCCTCGAGAAGATATACGTCCGCCGGAGTGGGAGTGCTT ATCTCCGTAG